A genomic segment from Diospyros lotus cultivar Yz01 chromosome 5, ASM1463336v1, whole genome shotgun sequence encodes:
- the LOC127801250 gene encoding AT-hook motif nuclear-localized protein 22-like has translation MDPVAAQGRPLPPPFHTRDLQLHHPALFQHHQQPPVEDEVRGGSGLNLGQRQERDDSSSAAATTTGNTNAAVGESKESVPVAGEGEVRRRPRGRPAGSKNKPKPPIIITRDSANALRSHVMEVANGCDISECVSNFATRRQRGVCILSGTGTVANVTLRQPSAPGAVVTLHGRFEILSLSGSFLPPPAPPAASGLTIYLAGGQGQVVGGSVVGPLMAAGPVVIMAASFGNAAYERLPLEEEEPPVSAPGSGGGLGSPPPPGGIANQQQQQLMGDPNSGLFHGLPPNLMNQLPSEAYWGTGRPPY, from the coding sequence ATGGATCCAGTTGCGGCGCAGGGTCGGCCTCTTCCACCGCCGTTTCACACCAGAGATCTCCAGCTTCACCACCCGGCTCTTTTCCAGCACCACCAGCAGCCTCCGGTGGAAGATGAAGTACGGGGCGGAAGCGGCCTCAACCTTGGGCAAAGGCAAGAACGAGACGACAGCTCCTCCGCCGCCGCAACCACAACTGGGAATACTAACGCCGCCGTCGGAGAAAGCAAGGAATCGGTTCCCGTCGCAGGAGAAGGGGAGGTGAGGCGGCGGCCCCGGGGCCGGCCCGCCGGATCCAAGAACAAGCCGAAGCCGCCGATCATCATCACCCGAGATAGCGCCAATGCTCTCAGATCGCACGTTATGGAAGTGGCGAATGGATGTGATATTTCGGAGTGTGTGTCCAATTTCGCGACGAGAAGGCAACGAGGGGTTTGCATTCTGAGCGGCACCGGCACGGTGGCTAATGTCACTCTCCGGCAGCCCTCGGCCCCGGGCGCGGTGGTGACCTTGCACGGAAGGTTCgaaatcctctctctctccggcTCGTTTCTGCCGCCTCCTGCTCCGCCGGCGGCCTCCGGGTTGACCATATACTTGGCTGGCGGCCAAGGCCAGGTGGTTGGCGGGAGCGTGGTCGGTCCACTCATGGCTGCCGGTCCAGTGGTGATCATGGCGGCTTCCTTCGGTAATGCAGCATATGAGCGCCTCCCCCTCGAGGAGGAAGAGCCGCCTGTTTCGGCTCCGGGCAGCGGTGGAGGACTTGGATCGCCACCGCCACCGGGTGGTATAGCcaatcagcagcagcagcaactcATGGGTGATCCAAATTCAGGCCTTTTTCATGGGTTGCCTCCAAATCTCATGAACCAGTTGCCATCTGAAGCCTATTGGGGCACTGGCCGCCCACCTTACTGA